Within the Macaca nemestrina isolate mMacNem1 chromosome 5, mMacNem.hap1, whole genome shotgun sequence genome, the region ctttggaggcacttaggcaccaccttcactgagttgccgatgttaacattgtcacacaggacagacttctgcggtgtcccggctaaaatgcatactcctgagtctagtccggaagataccaaaataaaggacaagctgtaaaataactgacctgtattctttcacatttccaatttcaagaaacacaaaacctgagaaacttggatgctggacgggtaaaaatcacatgacaaatcaattcatcatcctggattggatcgtaaaagaggaagacaaagtaagaaaattatggagacagttgacagcatttgaaagtgaactttgtatatgacagttaaatttccggatcttgaggaaagtgaatgtgagagcatatccttgtgtttaggaaatacattgaaacatttaggtatggagggacatagtatctgaaatttattttcatttgacttagaaaattcatgggcgaggggggaaagcagtgatgtaagataggagcagttgggcctaagttgagcctggtaagttatgtgggaattcactacgctggtcttgcagattttctgtgtctttgaaattacatccaaaaagtttaaaacggagaatatgcaaaacaaaaagcgatttgtgcaagtgagtggactgtcacctcactgatcccttcagttttcggccatgagccaagtcagtcacatagtggtttttgacctgggaattagaaatagtggccagatgaccaggctctttatctagttagggagagaagtgtgcacaaaggctgacCAAGACCAAGCAGTGTGATGAGTTGCTCGTGGGCAtgatgctgagggtctgggtcctgtctTAGGTGGCAGCTTGGGGGGTTTAAGCCAGAAAGCCATGTCCGATTCCctttcagtgggatcattctcgcagcttcagagaaaactgccccaacccgtcttcactcacgctggccatttttggtggtggtggttttattctgctaacaccgttctcactgacagtttagggcctttgaacggatttttgcctgtgtctcgaagattctcgtcttgacagctggtatgtttcattcctgttgttctgattctgtgttaagagggttcttccctggcttcacagtttggagttgctgctgcatctgtctctgctttaattctctagtccatctatcacttgtctcatcccttaacaagtggcctgcgtgagatgccatgagactgtctgccttatcaccactGCGACCCCAGCCCATAGggacttacagagaaggcattcagtgaatgtgtggaattaatgtaatgggttaatagccacaaaaatgtcttaatggttgttttagtccatttccatgctgctgataaagacatacccgaaactgggaagaaaaagatttagttggcgttgcagttccgcatggctggggaggcctgagaatcatggtgggaggcgaaaggcacttcttacatgtcagcagcaagagaaaacgaggtagaagcaaaagcggaaaccccgataagccatcagatctcatgagacttattcactatcacgagaatagcacaggaaagacgggacccagtgattcagttacctctccctaagtccctcccacgacacatgtggggattctgggatgtagaattcaagttgagatttgggtggggacacagccaaaccatatccatagccaacacagtcctggcccatggccggtgttgagctgagctgcgaccgtggctgtgtgagttggggtgcgaggcgtgcacacgcctctcaacggtacagtgaaaggatttggaggctcaaacgtgtgacctacaaagaatctccaaagatcaaggttcattcaccctaaaaagaaaaatctcagtgcagtttacacccagtgtttgcttgcggatatggattctaaagtattaaaatgaaaaaagtctgtgaataaattttaatgtctttactggaactgtaaacactgattttctttcctcacccacccatctgttggtgagtttcagaaggtggatgaaccgtgctgcggggacagagaggagggtgcagcttggcctctgggacctcagctgagcACTGACTGAGCTCTCTGCGtttcagacgtccacacggaagctgtccaggcggctctggccagacacaaagagcagaagatggcggtgcctatgccttccaaacgcaggtccctggtcgtgcagacctccatggacgcctacacccctccaggtaagggacacgctccccGACGCTGCCTCCTGAACACGCTGGGTGCCTCAGAATTGACCACTAGCCCAGTAGTCGGGTTTCTGCCTTCAAAGtcatggtgcagaaatgcagattttgtgaaccagaagtccgaaaacagtgtatgaaaagtaacattatgtatctgtataaatacacatttttaagttttcatcaaGATTCATACATAcgatacataccagtaaaatctcacacagttttattcatttaattccttgtagggaaaagggaagagttcgTAACCCTCCgggtggaattggacttttcttctgattaggctggTGCATGCGTgttctcaaatcttcagataagtgtgctgtattgttggattgttttagaacaagcgaattggacagtttaggcagctacccgaatcaggtcataaactttgcctgaaaggtgccagctagtattttagttcctgcaggccataaggtctctcacaaccactcaactctgccctctGCCATGGGCGATAGCAAATGCGTATGGCTGTGTACccagaaaactttatttacaagaacaacggaccagatttggtgcacggacctgccaacccctgatctaaattactgaaggtaatagccaatttatatttctgctatataatactgcttttctttaatcttgaattttacatagCTACGCTAATTCTCCattttctctgcccaaataattataaactacattacatgatcttcacacccaagtaaagcagaaagtttagttatccagatacttgttagagacacggattgaacctatgctatttggtgtttagtttctgtgattttgattccaacattattcatgccGTTGTTGCAAGCTTGTCTTTCAAAGGACCTGAATCGCCTTACATTccacgttgaagctacatatACAACATTTGGgggagtatttttacttctgacgtttagcttagtcttggcaagcagtgagacagaagaaCGTGCCTCAGATCAGAGCTGAGGTCAAGTGTATGTCCACATGACTGCAAgcagctcctgagtttcacctttacatacctttacaaacgaaggtactggaatttaaaggacagaacttagagtgcatcactttgggtttttgttttgagacaaggtcttgctctgtcaccaaggttggaattcagcatcatgatggcagctcttggctcactgcagctgtgaccacctgggctcacgcggtcctcccacttcaacctcaagcagctgggaccacagatgctcgacaccacacccagctaatttttaagtgtttgtagagacagggtgttcctatgttgtttctgtttctcattgacacataacgtgttcttcatctaaagaacgcagtgccagccaggcaagggagtgaatgccatgctagcaagttgttgacaagggagccctttctgccaacgtgctcccttgggctcctccctttccttattttaatattaagccacagcacataatgaaggactgggcacgatagctcatgcctataactccagtaatttgggaacccagggcaggtgtatggcttgagcccaagggttcaaggtcagcctggacaacatggcaaaatgtacagaaatgccttttgtacatcttgtcttcaccaaaagtacaaaaaattagctgagcccggtggtgtgcacctgtagtcccagctacttgggaggctgaggtgggagaatcacttgagcccgggaggcagaggttgctgtcagctgagatggcaccactgcactccagccggggcaacagagcaagacccccatctcaattagaaaaaaataacgataataaatgcagactctttaaaaatgattaggccaggcatggtggctcatgcctctaacctcagcagtttgggaagccaaggcaggcagattgcttgagttcccagcatttgagactagcctgggcaacattccaaagcccatccctgcaaaacatacagaaatcagccaggaatggtggtgtgtgcctgtggtcccagctgctcgggaggctggagtgggaggatcagggtgcagtgagccatgatcgtgccactgcactccagcctgggcaacagagcaagaccctatctcaaaaataacatgcttactcctgtttgtttagttaatggttacaatttgccaaaacttatggcaaaataattgtatttgtatgtgttctttgtgtaactaacaacatggacgtaaaatatttcaagggttgaaatattttaaaccaaatttttggcactaaccagtatgtaaggcaacgggcatttttcttgaccactttgtataagagaaaagactttgaaatggaagaaacagtgcggttacggttatttgcttatttctcgtatTGAATCCAACCGCTGACAAACGTTACTGGGTCATGTGTGATGAATAACCTCCTTGTACagatgtctgcaaaatataaaagaatattatttgaaatgttatttttgtgaaatatttggatttgaccaacagttttatataagccataaagcatcctttgtaaattttcatcaggagtccTCTTGATACATCAtatggggcagttttgtaaaatcgtaaatgtcaatatcataaaaattttttactcccagcctatttgtgcttagcgatagtttgcatgtttattaccgtacttacttgatccaaatcttagctgcattttcttacctatttttcttggttgttggtaacagtggttagatcttactcagtttcattgcccttcagagaatgttcttgaagtttatcttctatgaaatgactggctgctgacctggatcctagtttctggagaaactctcATTAGGATTGTCGCAACGCTAGTATTCTATGGgtgaaactttcctttagtttccgaatgtaaagataaaagaataatttgccaaaactactTCTAGCCATGATGAGAGAACAGGGACCCAAATCACCCATCTGCCCTAAACAACTGTAAAACTGCACAAaacgaatgaggtggctgtttttagtctgtgaccacagctgtaccagccagaacctgagggcgagggcaggagaatgaatgagatgcACCCACAGTACACTTGCCCTCTGGAGAACACCTGCAGACCGTGGTGCCGAGAGTTCAGGTGTGGGCGGAGTATGGCCATCCTACCAcatccagaaggcggagctcggagagagctcaggtgtggcggagcatggccaccctaccacgtccaggagggggagatcagagagagctcaggtgtggcggagcatggccatcctaccatgtccgggagggggagatcagagagagctcaggtgtggcggagcatggccgtcctaccatgtccgggagggggagatcagagagagctcaggtgtgggcggagcatggccctcctaccaggtccaggagggggagattggagtgggtgcaggattggagctctccacagattcacaccaacagcgaatccaaccaagcctgcccatgtcacgatgACCCAGCAGTGCCTGTGCTAGCTGCTAAAACAGGAGCTGCAAAGCTTCAGAGGaaggttagggatcctgagtgtgctcaacaagttacccacaatgtgtaatattcagcaaatcatcactgcatacacagagaaacaggaggtagagtctgtggtcaagaaaaaggcagtaaaatagcgcacacacatgcagggtggtctctgtcactcaccacatgcggCAGCTGAGCACATGAAGTGCGCCCGGTCTGAAGTGGATTTGCTGTGTGAAAGACATGCTAGttactataaaaaatagaaaatactgtatttgtgtatatatgtatattttatatatatatatatatatttttttgtttttgtttttgtttttttttgagacggagtcttgctctgtcgcccaggctggagtgcagtggcgtgatcttggctcactgcaaactccgcctcccgcgttcatgttattctcctgcctcagcttcccaagtagctgggattacatgcacccgccacaacgcctggctaactttttgtatttttagtagagatggggtttcaccgtgttacccaggatggtctcgatctcctgatctcgtgatccacccgcctcggcctcccaaagtgctgggattacagacttgagccaccgcatctggcctatttgtatttcttattgaaagtatagtatgagcattttgagttaaaaatatactagtttatatatttatatgaggctacaaggaaggtttcaagttctataacaggactctcaattctgttggaaagtgccagtctagatgtctgatacagcagaaaactgagtttttaaatctataattataaatatttagggaatcaaagtacaacgtgtcagagaatgaaaacgttttaattcttgagccagaggaagggcaaacacttttcactataatggagttggggaatttcaggttccgtacatgataatcttgagaattgtcactccTTCCTCACAGGTAAAAATCTGAGCAACCTGAAAAATCAGCAGTTCTTAAACCTGCAAGAGAAGTGAGGTTACCGGCAAGCCACTGTCTGTagattggctggacaggtaaagcagatgaatcaccatacactggagcacaatgctccaaggaaccaAAGCTGGGATTGGAAAgcctgaactggaattgacaaattgctgcagtgagctgtggccacgtctgagagttaaaacctccaggaggcctgtgcctatgggtctcatgctttttgtgaattgtatcatcagaagctcaacCAGGTTCTCGAAGTgtaaatatgagagaaaaatcccctcatacatactacaggggaaagagaataagaatcatttttcaatatgtgggtgcactcttcactaggtctaccttccagagaagctagttaagtggagactcacctggtgggattttatcagagccttctgacctgggggaaagggaaatacccaactccaacctccagaactgaaaagcaaaaaagaacagagtatccaagcactatgggacttccacagaggcataaaatatgcataacggtaatacaagggggaagaaagaggaacagaagaactatttgtaacagtaatagctgaatttcctcagattaatgccagacaccaaaccagagatccaggaagctcaaacacCTAGATTCTCTTAAatattgtaatatgtaatatttaaaatagttataattacaatgtaataatacatttgtgatattaaatattacaattaCTTAAAATGCAAACTAGAAACAAATTGTTTC harbors:
- the LOC139363251 gene encoding disco-interacting protein 2 homolog C-like; translated protein: MVGPVLDSSFQKYVHTEAVQAALARHKEQKMAVPMPSKRRSLVVQTSMDAYTPPGRYDDTHIGVGQFTGQAPDSSG